A stretch of the Bacillus anthracis str. Vollum genome encodes the following:
- a CDS encoding N-acetylmuramoyl-L-alanine amidase: MEIRKKLVDPSKYCIKCPYTMNPEFITVHNTYNDATAENEVAYMIRNDNQVSFHIAVDDKEAVQGIPLERNAWHTGDGNGNGNRKSIGVEICYSLSGGDRYYKAEDNAAIVVAQLMKQYNIPIKKVRTHQSWSGKYCPHRMLAEGRWNNFIERVQNAYNGDGKVTPTLIPPSTNGTGIAYIEGNGINLRKGLGTGYGVIRQLGKGESYEVWGQSNGWLNLGGNQWIYNDSSYIRYTGESTPTSSQSVNNGVGIVTITADVLRVRKGPGTNYDIVKNVYQGEQYQSWGYRDGWYNVGGDQWVSGEYVKFED, translated from the coding sequence ATGGAAATTAGAAAAAAATTAGTTGACCCAAGTAAATATTGTATAAAGTGTCCTTATACAATGAATCCGGAATTCATTACAGTTCACAATACTTACAACGATGCTACAGCAGAAAATGAAGTAGCTTATATGATTCGTAATGATAATCAGGTTTCATTTCATATTGCAGTAGATGATAAAGAAGCAGTACAAGGAATCCCTTTGGAGCGTAACGCCTGGCATACTGGCGACGGAAACGGGAACGGTAATCGTAAATCTATCGGAGTTGAAATTTGCTACTCTTTAAGCGGTGGAGATAGATACTATAAAGCGGAAGACAATGCAGCTATCGTTGTAGCTCAACTAATGAAACAGTACAATATTCCAATTAAGAAAGTCCGTACACATCAATCATGGAGTGGGAAGTACTGTCCTCATCGTATGTTGGCAGAAGGACGTTGGAATAATTTTATTGAAAGAGTTCAAAATGCATACAATGGAGATGGTAAAGTAACTCCTACACTTATCCCACCGTCAACTAACGGGACAGGTATTGCGTATATTGAGGGGAATGGCATCAACCTTCGTAAAGGTCTAGGTACTGGATATGGGGTTATTCGTCAATTAGGTAAAGGTGAGTCCTACGAAGTATGGGGACAATCAAATGGATGGTTAAACCTTGGTGGCAATCAGTGGATTTATAATGATTCATCATACATTCGTTATACAGGAGAAAGCACACCAACAAGTTCACAATCAGTCAATAATGGTGTAGGAATAGTTACTATTACAGCAGATGTATTGCGTGTTCGTAAAGGTCCGGGAACTAATTATGACATTGTAAAAAATGTGTACCAAGGAGAACAGTATCAGTCGTGGGGATATAGAGATGGTTGGTATAATGTGGGTGGAGACCAATGGGTTTCAGGTGAATATGTGAAGTTTGAAGATTAA
- a CDS encoding phage holin family protein, which yields MDRIDVLLKIFIATFGDFCGYFLGGWDATLKILVTMAVIDYLTGMIAAGYNGELKSKVGFKGIAKKVVLFLLVGAAAQLDSALGSNSAIREATIFFFMGNELLSLLENAGRMGIPLPQALTNAVEILGGKQKQEEKKGDVL from the coding sequence ATGGATCGTATTGATGTGTTATTAAAAATCTTTATTGCCACTTTCGGTGACTTCTGTGGGTATTTCTTGGGAGGATGGGATGCAACATTGAAAATCTTAGTGACGATGGCAGTTATTGATTATTTAACTGGCATGATTGCAGCAGGGTATAACGGAGAATTAAAAAGTAAAGTTGGTTTCAAAGGCATCGCCAAAAAGGTGGTGCTTTTTCTTTTGGTCGGAGCGGCTGCACAACTAGATTCAGCGCTTGGAAGTAACAGTGCAATTCGTGAAGCGACTATTTTCTTCTTCATGGGTAATGAATTACTTTCACTTTTAGAAAATGCTGGTCGAATGGGCATCCCGTTACCGCAAGCTTTAACAAATGCAGTTGAAATTTTAGGTGGTAAACAAAAACAAGAAGAGAAAAAGGGAGATGTTCTATAA
- a CDS encoding AbrB/MazE/SpoVT family DNA-binding domain-containing protein, with the protein MSQFLGVLGTVGEDGTIKIPLDMLETAGIKPNTKVELFSDTSNLFVRTAERFCDICGVNTNTTRIGNQEICKDCLDRITQASQEKQNVPSE; encoded by the coding sequence ATGAGTCAATTTTTAGGTGTTTTAGGAACAGTTGGTGAAGATGGGACAATTAAAATCCCATTGGATATGCTGGAAACAGCAGGTATTAAACCAAATACAAAAGTGGAACTATTCTCTGATACTTCTAATCTGTTCGTTAGAACTGCAGAAAGGTTTTGTGATATTTGTGGTGTAAATACAAATACAACAAGAATCGGTAATCAGGAAATTTGTAAAGATTGCTTAGACAGAATTACACAAGCTTCACAGGAAAAACAGAATGTACCTTCTGAATAG